The stretch of DNA TTGTACATGACGGTCTCGGACACCCATTTCGCCACGTCGGGCTGCAGGATGAAATCGAGGAAGGCGTGCGCCGCCGCCTTGTTCTGCGAGGCCGCGGTGATGACGATGGTGTCGACCCAGAGGTCGGTGCCCTCCTTCGGGACCACGTATTTGATCGCCGCGTTTTCAGCGGTGCCGTAATTGCACCAGCCGTCCCAGGCATGGACCAGCAGCGCCTCGCCGGAGACGAGCTTGGAATAGAAGGTCGTGTCGTCATAGGCGAGCAGCGACTTCTTGGTCTCGCCGAGCAGCGCGGCGGTCGCCTTGATCTTCGCCGGATCGGTCTCGTTGACCGAGAGCCCCTGCTCCTTGAAGCCGGCGCCGAGCAGCCAGCGGTCCGTCGCCAGCATGGTGACCTTCTTGACCAGCTCCGGCGCCGGCTTCAGCAGGTCGTCCCAGCCGGTCGGCGCCGCCTTGACCAGGTCCGAGCGGTAGCAGAGCCCCGTCGTGCCCCAGGAATAGGGGATCGAGAAGGTGTTGCCCGGGTCGTGCTTGAGCTGCGAGGCCTCGGGATAGAGGTTCTTCAGGTTCGGGATCTTGTCGTGGTCGAGCTTGGCGACGAGGCCGAGCTTGTCGAGCGCCTGGGCGAACTGGCCGGAGACGAACAGCACATCGTAGCCCTTGCCGCCGCCGGCGACGACCTTGCCCATGATCTCCTCGTTGGTGGCATGGACGGTGAGCTCGGCCTCATAACCGGTCGCCGCCTTGAAGCGG from Labrys wisconsinensis encodes:
- a CDS encoding polyamine ABC transporter substrate-binding protein; the protein is MIGTASTFSGFAGALALGTMLALAAPGGTARADGKLVISNWDAYMPKDLLDRFKAATGYEAELTVHATNEEIMGKVVAGGGKGYDVLFVSGQFAQALDKLGLVAKLDHDKIPNLKNLYPEASQLKHDPGNTFSIPYSWGTTGLCYRSDLVKAAPTGWDDLLKPAPELVKKVTMLATDRWLLGAGFKEQGLSVNETDPAKIKATAALLGETKKSLLAYDDTTFYSKLVSGEALLVHAWDGWCNYGTAENAAIKYVVPKEGTDLWVDTIVITAASQNKAAAHAFLDFILQPDVAKWVSETVMYKTPNKAGMESLDKALFEKYPNLAMTPAELLKQEQLLDVGKTQKDYARAVTEIMAAK